In a genomic window of Macrobrachium rosenbergii isolate ZJJX-2024 chromosome 44, ASM4041242v1, whole genome shotgun sequence:
- the LOC136829569 gene encoding mucin-2-like, protein MSPTHDVMSPSHQLCLVFTLSITMQFSLCPTSVTHRFSDVGCSGFNLQVPGQTKRTCQVTDSFAPCVSDPGFSFYLPALSLTTVSSTSSTSTTSTTLTTTPTTTTTTSTMTTTSTTTSSSTSTPTTTTTPTTTTTASQTTTTPTTTTTSQTTTTTPTTTTSSTTTTPTTTTTPETTTAPTTATTPTTTITSTTTTVPTPTTTPTTTTSPTTTTPTTTTIPTTTSTSTTTTTPTTTTTPETTTTLTTTKTSETTTTSTTPETTTTSTTTTTPETTTTNTTPTTTTTSTTTTTSTTTTTPETITTTTTPTTTTTTTTPETTTTSTTTTTPETTTTPTTTTTPETTTTPETTTTPTTTTTPETTTTPTTTTTPGTTTTPTTTTTETSTTTTTPTTTTTPKTTTTTTTPETTTTPATTTETTTTTPTTTTTSETTTTPTTITTSETTTPSTTTTTNTPTTATTTPTTTTTPTTTSTTATTPTTTSTTTTTPTTTTTPTTTTTPTTTTTPTTPSTTTTTPTTTTTPTTTSTTTNPNPNNNHHNPNNHHDPNNYIFNHHNPNNHNDPNNHHNPNNHHDPNNYIYNHHNPNNHNDPNNHHNPNNHNDPNNHHNPNNQQPPQPQQPQRPQQPPQPQQPHLQPPQPQQPHLQPPRPQQPHLQPPRPQQPLPLELQLQLLHQQTCVIFFSVPAAVPCTSQLSSTVIVKLILQSNSKGIVSMETLSISPQSLSGTTSTVSTPTNCPSGKVAIAVSCDMSSYTCQASSLMSTTCTDVTASTTEAVCPSGYAFTGGVKQSNGMIDKITCCKLN, encoded by the exons ATGTCACCGACACATGACGTCATGTCACCGTCCCATCAActgtgccttgtattcacactatccatcacaatgcAGTTCAGTTTGTGCCCAACCTCAGTGACTCACagatttagcg ATGTCGGCTGCAGTGGCTTCAACCTCCAGGTACCAGGACAGACAAAGAGGACCTGTCAGGTGACAGACTCCTTTGCGCCTTGCGTCAGTGACCCAGGCTTCAGTTTCTACCTGCCTGCCTTGTCTCTCACAACAGTGTCCTCGACTTCTTCAACTTCTACAACTTCTACAACACTGACTACAACCCCGACTACAACAACCACTACCTCGACCATGACCACTACGTCAACAACTACATCCTCATCAACTTCAACCCCCACAACAACCACCACCCCAACTACAACTACAACAGCCTCTCAGACTACTACAACCCCTACAACTACCACAACATCTCAGACAACCACAACAACTCCTACAACTACCACAAGCTCTACAACTACAACTCCTACAACTACCACAACCCCTGAGACTACAACAGCCCCAACAACTGCCACAACCCCAACAACTACTATAACATCTACAACTACCACAGTTCCTACACCTACCACAACCCCTACAACTACAACATCTCCTACTACCACAACACCTACAACTACCACAATTCCTACAACTACCTCGACCTctacaactacaacaactccaacaACTACCACAACACCTGAGACTACAACAACTCTAACAACTACCAAAACATCTGAGACTACAACAACTTCCACAACCCCTGAGACTACAACAACTTCCACAACTACCACAACCCCTGAGACTACTACAACTAACACAACCCCTACAACTACAACAACCTCTACAACTACAACAACTTCCACAACTACCACAACCCCTGAGACAATTACAACTACCACAACCCCTACAACTACTACAACTACCACAACCCCTGAGACTACTACAACCTCTACAACTACTACAACCCCTGAGACTACTACAACCCCTACAACTACCACAACCCCTGAGACTACCACAACCCCTGAGACTACTACAACACCTACAACTACCACAACCCCTGAGACTACTACAACACCTACAACTACCACAACCCCTGGGACTACTACAACCCCTACAACAACAACCACTGAGACTAGTACAACTACCACAACCCCTACAACTACCACAACTCCCAAAACTACTACAACTACCACAACCCCTGAAACTACTACAACCCCTGCAACAACCACTGAGACTACTACAACAACCCCTACAACTACAACAACATCTGAGACTACTACGACCCCTACAACTATAACAACATCTGAGACAACTACACCATCAACAACAACCACTACAAATACTCCAACAACGGcaacaaccacacctacaaccaCCACAACCCCAACAACCACATCTACAACCGCCACGACCCCAACAACTACATCTACAACCACCACAACCCCAACAACCACAACGACCCCAACAACCACCACAACCCCAACAACCACCACGACCCCAACAACTCCATCTACAACCACCACAACCCCAACAACCACCACGACCCCAACAACTACATCTACAACcaccaaccccaaccccaacaaCAACCACCACAACCCCAACAACCACCACGACCCCAACAACTACATCTTCAACCACCACAACCCCAACAACCACAACGACCCCAACAACCACCACAACCCCAACAACCACCACGACCCCAACAACTACATCTACAACCACCACAACCCCAACAACCACAATGACCCCAACAACCACCACAACCCCAACAACCACAACGACCCCAACAACCACCACAACCCCAACAACCAACAACCACCACAACCCCAACAACCACAACGACCCCAACAACCACCACAACCTCAACAACCACATCTACAACCACCACAACCCCAACAACCACATCTACAACCACCACGACCCCAACAACCACATCTGCAACCACCACGACCTCAACAACCACTACCACTCGAACTTCAACTACAACTACTACACCAACAAACA tgtgtaatttttttttctgtcccagCGGCGGTCCCGTGCACCAGCCAGCTCTCCTCGACCGTCATCGTCAAACTCATCCTGCAGTCCAACTCGAAGGGAATCGTCTCAATGGAGACCTTGAGCATCAGCCCCCAGAGTCTGTCGGGTACCACATCAACTGTCAGCACACCAACCAACTGTCCTTCTGGCAAAGTGGCAATCGCAGTGAGCTGCGATATGTCATCTTACACGT gtCAAGCATCGTCCCTTATGTCCACCACCTGCACAGACGTAACGGCTTCCACGACAGAAGCGGTGTGCCCTTCAGGATATGCGTTTACAGGAGGTGTTAAACAAAGCAATGGCATGATTGACAAAATCACGTGTTGCAAGTTGAACTGA
- the LOC136829568 gene encoding uncharacterized protein: protein MILHTWLIECLKIYGAEENTINFLKTTMLNWNAVLTSSGIGLAEINIRRGIFQDNSLYPLLFVVAMIPMTKVLQKKDAGYQLKKGGSRTNYLMFMDDIKLYGKSIKEIDTLIQIEKCTLVNIQKGKVTRTEGMKLPDGNNIRYINETGYKYLGMIGEDIKHQETKDIVRKEYLQKLKAILKSKLNAGNMTKSISTWAVSTQYKKRHDSVAKALHWSLCKKHQLACSNKWCKHPPEGVIENDQAKILCDYGIRTVG, encoded by the exons atgatactgcacacgtggctaatagaatgcctgaaaatatatggggcagaggaaaacaccatcaactTCCTTAAAACTACAATGCTCAACTGGAatgcagtacttacaagctctgggataggACTAGCAGAgattaacatcaggagagggatctttcaagacAATTCACTGtacccactactcttcgtagtagccatgattcccatgacaaaagtactgcagaagaaggatgctgggtaccaactcaagaaaggaggcagcAGAACTAActatctgatgttcatggatgacatcaagtTGTATggcaagagcatcaaggaaatagatactctAATccaaatagaaaaatgcaccttggtcaacatacaaaaaggcaaagtaacaaggactgaagggatgaagctaccagacgggaataacATCAGATACAtaaatgagacaggatacaaatacctgggaatgataggagaggatataaaacaccaagagacgAAGGACATAGTCAGGAAAGAATACTTGCAGaaacttaaggcgatactcaaatCAAAACTCAACGCTGGAAACATGACAAAATCCATAAGCACGTGGGCAGTatca acccagtacaaaaagaggcatgattcagtagcaaaagccctccactggagcctgtgcaagaaacatcagCTAGCTTGCAGCAATAAGTGGTGCAAACACccacctgagggagtgatagaaaatgatcaggcaaagatcctctgcgactatggtatcagaacagtaGGGTGA